Part of the Actinomycetota bacterium genome, GCCGCCCTCTGCGCCGAACTGAGCTCCACCGACACCGTCTATCCCGGCACCGACCTCGTCCTCCGCTACAGCGTCAAGGCGCCCTGAGCACCTCAGGGACTATGGCGCGTAGGTCAGGAGTCCTGGACTCGACTCCCATCAGCAGGAGAATGCCGCTACGTCCAGTGCGGTTGCCCGCGAGATGCTTGCACCGATCGTCACTCGCGTCGCCCGGGATGGCGTCGGGACCCCCATCACGACACGCTCGCCGTAAGCGGCCCGCGCCCCCAACGCCGGCATAACCCGAGAGAGCGCGCCGGCGACAGTCGGCACCCCTTCAGAGATCGATGAACACACTCGGGGGCGAGTAGTCGAGCATCGCCAAGCCGGCCTCAGCAGGTAGTGACGGTGAGCCGGCCTGTAGGCGGGGTTCTGTGCGCCGCCGTTGCCGGCGGGCGGTGGCCATCCATCTACGCGGTCTACCCGGGGATATCGGGCGGGCCACCCATCCCCTGTCTGACCTTGCTCCGGGTGGGGTTTGCCGAGCCGCCCGGGTCGCCCCGGGCGCTGGTGCGCTCTTACCGCACCGTTTCACCCTTACCTGTGGCGCCGGCCGGAGCCGGGCCCATCGGCGGTCTGTTCTCTGTGGCACTTTCCTGCGGGTCACCCCGACTGGCCGTTAGCCAGCACCCTGCCCTGTGGAGCCCCGACCTTCCTCAGCCCGGTTGCCCGGGCCGCGGCCACCCGGCCGGCTCACCGTCACCGCTAGTTTCCCACGCTCAGAAGAACTCCAGCGCCGACAGCTCCGGGACCCAGCGCAGGGACCGGTCGCGGGCCTCCCGCCAGCGGTCGCGGTCGAGGCGGCGGTAAGGCTCGATGGTGTGCCCCGGGGCCCACAGCGAAGCGCACTCGTCGAGGCCCGACCACAGGCCCACGGCCACGCCGGCCAGGAAGGCGGCCCCCAAAGTCGTCGCCTCTCGCACGCGCGACACCTCCACGGGCCGCTGGGCGGCGTCGGCCAGGGCCTGGACGAACACCGAGTTGGCCGTCATGCCCCCGTCGACCCGCAACGTGCCGATCGGGAGCCCCGAGTCCGCCTCGGCCGCCTCGACCAGGTCGACGGCCCGGTGGGCCACCCCCTCGAGCACAGCCCGCACGATCTCGGGACGTCCCGTGCCCCGGGCCAGGCCGAGCAGCGTGCCCCGGGCCCCGAAGTCCCACACCGGGGCCCCCAGGCCGCCCAGGGCGGGCACGAACACCACCCCGCCGCTGTCGCGGCACGCCCCGGCCACCTCCTCGGACTCGGCCGCGGTTGTGATGATGCCCAGGTCGTCGCGGAGCCAGCCCACGGCCTGGCCGGCGCTCAGCATGGCCGCCTCCAGGCCCCAGGTCAGGTGGCCGCCGATGCCCCAGGCCACGATGGGGAACGTGCCCGCCGGCCCCACCCGGGGGAACGGCGGGCGCTGGGCGCCCAGGCAGATGTCGAGCATCCCCCCAGTGCCGAACGTCAGCTTGGCCTGGCCGGTCCGGGTGCACCCCTGGCCGATGAGCGACGCCTGCTGGTCGCCGGCCATGCCCGCGATCGGCGGAGACCCGGGCAGGGCCGAGGCCACGCCCGAGACGGCCGCCGAGCCCACGATCTCGGGCAAGACAGCCTCGGGCACCCGAAGGGCACCGGCCACGGCCGGGTCCCACCCCGACCCGTCGAGGCGGAACAGCCCGGTGAGCGCCGCGTTGGTGGGTTCGGTGATATGGACGGCCCCCTCCGACAGCGTCCAGGCCATCCACGTTTCGATCGTGCCGAAGCACAGGTCGCGCTCGCGCTCGGGGTCGGCCAGGTCGAGCAGGAAGGCCAGCTTGGTGGCCGACTCGTTGGGCGCCAGCCGGACCCCCTGGGCCTGGAGCATCAGGCACATGCCGGCCGTGCGCAGGTCCTGCCAACTGACGCCCGGGCCCACCGGCTGACCCGTGGCCCGGTCCCACAGGACGGTGGACGAGCGCTGGTTGGCGATCCCCACGGCGTCGACCGGGCCGGCCTCGGCCAGCGCGGCCCGGGCCACGTCGAGGGCAGCCGCGGCCATGGCCGCGGGGTCGAACTCGACGAACAGGGGCGCGGGGCTGGTGGGCGGGACCTCGCGGTGGTGGAGGGTCACGACCTGTCCCTGGTGGTCGACGACCGCGGCCCGCAGGCCGCTGGTCCCCACGTCGACGACGAGAACGCAGCCGTTCACGGGCGCGACCTCGGCCACCGTTCGGCCACCAGCGTGCCCAAGATGGCGGCGGCCGCCACCATCAGCCCGTTGAAGGCCAGGGCCACGGCGTCGGGCCCGTTGCCCGTCGTGAGGCGCAGGGTGACCCCGAAGGCGGCCACCACGGCGTAGGCCGACAGGGCGGCCAGCAGGCCGTGGGCGAGGGCCGCGTCGGGCCGGCGGGTGGCCGCCAACCACCCACCGCCGGCGTTGCCGGCCAGTGCGACCACGTAGAAGGCGATGACGGCGTTGGGCCCCGTGTCGAACCCGACCGTGGAGTCGAACACCTGGGCCCCGACCATGACCGCGACCAGCACACCCAGCACGAGGGCCGCCCCGCTCGCCACGGCGCGCCAGTCGATGGCGGGGATCATCCGGCGCGGGCCAGTTCGTCGTGGGGCGTCCGGGGCCTCAGCCGCACGACGCTGCCGGGGGCCGTCAGGACGGCGGCCGTGACGAGCGAGAAGCGCTGGCGGCCGAGGTCGACGGCGGTCACGCGGGCATCCTAGGAGCCAGGCGCAGGGCTTCCCCGGGGCGGCCGAGGCCCCGTGTACCAGTAATGACTGGATTTTGACAACGTTTCTGTTGCACAATTAGACCCGTACGAGCCGGACAGTCGCCAGCGGCGGTTGATGAGCCGGCCCAGTTCCGTCCAGTCCGTCCCCTTACGTTCCACTTGGAGACTTCC contains:
- a CDS encoding FGGY family carbohydrate kinase gives rise to the protein MNGCVLVVDVGTSGLRAAVVDHQGQVVTLHHREVPPTSPAPLFVEFDPAAMAAAALDVARAALAEAGPVDAVGIANQRSSTVLWDRATGQPVGPGVSWQDLRTAGMCLMLQAQGVRLAPNESATKLAFLLDLADPERERDLCFGTIETWMAWTLSEGAVHITEPTNAALTGLFRLDGSGWDPAVAGALRVPEAVLPEIVGSAAVSGVASALPGSPPIAGMAGDQQASLIGQGCTRTGQAKLTFGTGGMLDICLGAQRPPFPRVGPAGTFPIVAWGIGGHLTWGLEAAMLSAGQAVGWLRDDLGIITTAAESEEVAGACRDSGGVVFVPALGGLGAPVWDFGARGTLLGLARGTGRPEIVRAVLEGVAHRAVDLVEAAEADSGLPIGTLRVDGGMTANSVFVQALADAAQRPVEVSRVREATTLGAAFLAGVAVGLWSGLDECASLWAPGHTIEPYRRLDRDRWREARDRSLRWVPELSALEFF